The following are from one region of the Endozoicomonas sp. 4G genome:
- a CDS encoding rhodanese-related sulfurtransferase codes for MSIVVCALYKFVTLDNFEAIKPRLLKVMEDNQVHGTLLLAREGINGTVAGTREAIDQLLAWLKSDPRLAELEYKTSHTEAMPFKRTKVKLKKEIVTMGVEGIDPNHVVGTYVDARSWNDLIKDPDVLVVDTRNDYEVQVGSFKNAVNPNTKTFREFPQYVKDHLNPQQHKKVAMFCTGGIRCEKSTAYLKEQGFEEVFHLKGGILKYLEEVPQEESTWEGECFVFDDRVTVNHQLEKGQYDQCNACRLPITEQDRLSEHFEQGVSCPHCYDSHTPDQKQRFREREHQIQLARQRGEAHLGGEVGKTVLNRRKAKQVVREQQRLQAIAKQ; via the coding sequence ATGTCAATCGTCGTTTGTGCGCTCTATAAATTTGTCACTCTGGATAATTTTGAAGCCATTAAGCCCAGGCTTCTGAAAGTGATGGAAGATAATCAGGTTCATGGCACTCTGCTGCTTGCCCGGGAAGGCATTAATGGCACCGTTGCCGGTACCCGCGAAGCGATTGACCAGCTTCTGGCCTGGCTGAAAAGCGACCCTCGTCTCGCTGAACTTGAGTACAAAACATCCCATACTGAAGCGATGCCTTTCAAGCGCACCAAAGTCAAACTGAAGAAAGAAATCGTCACCATGGGAGTGGAAGGTATTGATCCCAATCATGTGGTCGGCACCTACGTCGATGCCCGATCATGGAACGATTTAATCAAGGATCCGGATGTCCTGGTGGTCGATACCCGGAATGACTATGAAGTGCAGGTAGGCTCCTTCAAAAATGCGGTCAATCCCAATACCAAAACGTTCAGGGAGTTTCCCCAGTACGTTAAGGATCACCTCAATCCCCAGCAGCACAAGAAAGTGGCTATGTTCTGCACCGGTGGCATCCGCTGCGAAAAGTCGACCGCTTATTTGAAAGAGCAGGGCTTTGAAGAAGTGTTCCACTTAAAAGGCGGGATTCTGAAATATCTGGAAGAAGTGCCGCAGGAAGAGTCCACCTGGGAAGGCGAATGCTTTGTTTTTGATGACCGTGTCACTGTTAATCATCAGCTTGAAAAAGGCCAGTACGATCAGTGCAACGCCTGTCGTCTACCTATTACAGAGCAGGATCGGCTCAGTGAACATTTTGAACAGGGCGTCAGTTGCCCTCACTGTTATGACAGCCACACCCCGGATCAGAAGCAACGTTTTCGCGAACGTGAACACCAGATTCAGCTGGCAAGACAACGAGGAGAAGCCCACCTGGGCGGTGAAGTCGGCAAGACGGTATTGAATCGAAGAAAAGCCAAACAGGTGGTTCGTGAACAGCAACGGCTTCAGGCAATTGCAAAGCAGTAA
- a CDS encoding RNA-guided endonuclease TnpB family protein, translating into MLYRRSYNLAVERFRNDDYKDASGKLINMRPAIKAQVKQEHKESGRAYNSIVSDNGTLEAATKFKAVCEHNKKLKGAKEGFAEIHFKSRKGSRHSFSIDRFPKGLNPCVDALGKIHLTEDVPAEAMGKSCVITYDKGRWFVQVQQHIELNPEIQGKVRCVGVDPGVRTFATCYSEKEALIAGDNVAKTKLFPLMKQVDSLVSQKQKILNTQKGVEFPDMPQWARDRITHFNREIDRLKCKKDDIVLDLHNRLAFELVSNYDVVFLPTFETRGMVTRKNKKVRTIRRNTCRQMLDLNHYQFKKRLKWYAKKYGKHVVDCNEAYTSKTRSWNGTIDEKLGSSKVIKGEGFTVDRDINGARNVFLKCLTR; encoded by the coding sequence ATGCTCTATCGCAGGTCGTACAACCTTGCTGTTGAGCGTTTCCGTAACGATGACTATAAAGATGCCAGCGGAAAACTCATCAACATGCGACCTGCCATTAAAGCTCAAGTGAAGCAAGAGCACAAAGAAAGTGGCAGGGCTTATAACTCGATTGTTTCTGATAACGGAACACTGGAGGCAGCGACTAAATTCAAAGCGGTCTGCGAGCACAACAAGAAGCTCAAGGGAGCTAAAGAGGGCTTTGCAGAAATCCATTTCAAAAGCCGCAAAGGTAGCAGGCACTCATTCTCTATTGACCGTTTCCCAAAGGGATTAAATCCCTGCGTAGACGCTCTTGGCAAGATTCACCTGACAGAAGATGTGCCAGCAGAAGCGATGGGTAAATCTTGTGTCATAACCTACGACAAAGGTCGCTGGTTCGTTCAGGTTCAACAACATATTGAGCTAAATCCCGAAATCCAAGGGAAGGTTAGATGCGTTGGAGTTGACCCCGGAGTTCGCACCTTTGCCACTTGCTACAGCGAAAAAGAGGCGTTGATAGCGGGTGATAACGTTGCAAAAACAAAGCTGTTCCCACTGATGAAACAAGTGGACAGCTTGGTCAGTCAAAAGCAAAAAATCCTGAACACGCAGAAGGGCGTTGAGTTCCCCGATATGCCCCAGTGGGCAAGAGATCGGATTACTCATTTCAACAGGGAAATTGACCGGCTGAAATGCAAAAAGGATGACATTGTTCTTGATCTGCATAACCGGCTGGCGTTCGAGCTGGTGTCGAACTACGACGTTGTATTTTTGCCAACCTTTGAGACAAGAGGTATGGTCACACGCAAAAATAAGAAGGTTCGCACCATACGCCGTAACACCTGCCGCCAGATGCTTGACCTCAACCACTACCAATTCAAAAAGCGGCTTAAGTGGTACGCAAAAAAGTATGGAAAGCATGTGGTTGATTGCAACGAAGCCTATACATCCAAGACTCGATCATGGAACGGGACCATTGACGAAAAATTAGGTTCTTCCAAAGTTATTAAGGGAGAAGGTTTCACCGTTGATCGTGACATCAACGGTGCCAGAAATGTCTTTCTTAAGTGTTTGACAAGGTAG
- the slyD gene encoding peptidylprolyl isomerase — MKITDKKVALIHYTLKNHEGEVLDSSEGHDPLAYLHGEGNIVAGLESALEGKAAGDKLEVSVEAAEAYGEYDESLVQPIPRAQFGEHEVEVGMQFHADTAIGPRIVTITAIEGDEVVIDANHQLAGEDLNFAVEVVEVREATEEELEHGHVHGPDDHEH, encoded by the coding sequence ATGAAAATTACTGACAAAAAAGTCGCACTGATCCATTACACCCTGAAAAATCACGAAGGCGAAGTTCTGGACAGTTCTGAAGGTCATGATCCCCTGGCCTACCTGCATGGTGAGGGTAATATTGTCGCTGGTCTGGAAAGTGCTCTGGAAGGAAAAGCGGCGGGAGACAAACTGGAAGTCTCTGTGGAAGCGGCTGAGGCCTACGGCGAATACGATGAAAGCCTGGTACAACCCATTCCCCGTGCCCAGTTTGGTGAACACGAGGTAGAAGTGGGTATGCAGTTTCATGCCGATACCGCGATCGGCCCACGCATTGTCACGATTACTGCCATTGAAGGTGATGAAGTGGTGATTGATGCCAACCATCAGCTGGCCGGTGAAGATCTGAACTTTGCTGTTGAAGTGGTTGAAGTGCGCGAGGCCACTGAAGAAGAGCTGGAACATGGTCATGTGCATGGGCCTGATGATCACGAGCACTGA
- a CDS encoding recombinase family protein produces the protein MLRKSSSGKQKSSIEMQKRILLKEHLDAEFISDIASAFNFKRKGLQTILESAVCGNPTHIVVATKDRLARSGFELIKWLVELSGGHIEVLDDPDNASESFDTQELIGFITSFCNSHYGKRSAKRRKDNSVKKDQVLPRE, from the coding sequence ATGCTACGCAAGAGCAGTTCTGGAAAGCAAAAATCCAGCATTGAAATGCAAAAGCGTATCTTACTCAAAGAGCACCTTGATGCAGAATTTATCAGCGACATTGCCAGTGCTTTCAACTTTAAGAGAAAAGGACTGCAAACCATTCTGGAATCAGCGGTGTGCGGAAATCCAACCCATATTGTGGTTGCCACAAAAGATCGCCTTGCCCGATCAGGGTTTGAACTCATCAAATGGCTTGTTGAATTATCGGGAGGACACATCGAGGTTTTGGATGACCCGGATAACGCCAGTGAGTCATTCGACACCCAAGAGCTTATCGGTTTCATTACCTCATTCTGCAATAGCCACTACGGGAAGCGATCTGCTAAAAGACGCAAAGATAATAGCGTCAAAAAAGATCAGGTTTTACCCAGAGAATGA
- the ltrA gene encoding group II intron reverse transcriptase/maturase: MTEAKPFTISKGLVWQAWLRVKANKGAAGIDGQSLADFENNLGGNLYKLWNRMSSGSYFPPPVMRAAINKKDGGTRLLGVPTVADRVAQTVVKLILEPLVEPVFHQDSYGYRPNRSAHQALAVARNRCWQREWVIDLDIKGFFDNLDHTLMMRAVEHHIKEPWVLLYIKRWLEAPILNREGQRVERLAGVGTPQGGVISPLLANLFMHYAFDHWLERHMPEVSFERYADDALIHCRSEQEARSVLEAVRSRLSDCGLTLHPIKTKLV, translated from the coding sequence ATGACTGAAGCAAAACCGTTCACAATTTCTAAAGGGCTTGTTTGGCAAGCCTGGCTGAGAGTGAAAGCCAATAAGGGAGCTGCTGGTATTGATGGTCAGTCTCTGGCTGACTTTGAAAATAATTTAGGCGGTAACCTGTACAAGCTATGGAACAGGATGTCATCGGGTAGCTACTTTCCTCCCCCCGTCATGCGTGCAGCCATCAACAAGAAAGATGGAGGTACGAGACTGCTGGGAGTGCCGACAGTAGCGGATCGCGTAGCCCAAACTGTGGTAAAGCTGATACTGGAGCCGTTAGTGGAACCTGTTTTCCATCAAGACTCCTATGGCTACAGGCCGAATCGTTCAGCGCATCAGGCGTTGGCGGTGGCTAGAAATCGCTGCTGGCAAAGAGAATGGGTGATTGATCTGGATATCAAAGGGTTCTTTGACAATCTGGATCATACGCTCATGATGCGAGCAGTGGAGCATCACATCAAGGAACCTTGGGTATTATTGTATATAAAACGTTGGCTGGAAGCTCCAATTCTAAATAGAGAAGGACAGCGGGTCGAGCGGCTGGCGGGTGTGGGCACCCCACAAGGTGGGGTTATCAGTCCACTACTGGCTAATTTGTTCATGCATTATGCGTTTGATCACTGGCTGGAAAGGCACATGCCTGAGGTCAGTTTTGAGCGTTATGCCGATGATGCACTGATTCACTGCCGCAGTGAACAGGAAGCCAGATCAGTGTTGGAAGCAGTAAGAAGTCGCTTATCCGACTGTGGTCTTACATTGCATCCAATCAAGACAAAACTGGTTTAA
- a CDS encoding SMI1/KNR4 family protein produces MEDVIDELRESAVEVPTPLELPDEDEVIEAQEQLLIPIPSELREFLLQVSDVVYGSIEPVTIKDPHSHTYLPEVAAIAWDQGMPRDLLPICEHNGDVYCVSAEGEVGLWAAGELSEATWPSVWHWAKDVWLNS; encoded by the coding sequence ATGGAAGATGTTATTGATGAACTCCGGGAAAGTGCCGTCGAGGTTCCTACGCCACTGGAGCTTCCTGACGAAGATGAGGTTATCGAAGCGCAAGAGCAGCTGCTGATTCCTATCCCCTCCGAGCTTCGGGAATTTTTATTGCAGGTCAGTGATGTTGTTTATGGCTCCATAGAGCCCGTGACCATTAAAGATCCTCATTCTCATACCTATTTGCCCGAGGTGGCCGCCATCGCCTGGGATCAGGGTATGCCCAGGGACCTACTGCCGATCTGTGAGCATAATGGCGATGTTTATTGCGTGTCTGCAGAAGGTGAGGTGGGGCTGTGGGCAGCCGGTGAGCTCTCAGAAGCCACCTGGCCTTCGGTCTGGCACTGGGCCAAAGATGTCTGGCTGAATAGTTAG
- a CDS encoding Lrp/AsnC family transcriptional regulator, with the protein MLDKKDKLILDCLQRDASTPVADIADKVGLTVSPCWKRLKRLEEEGYITQRVALLDSDKLGLQLTAFVNIKTRNHSNEWYEAFVSQVSGFVEVVEFFRMAGEYDYMMKVMVRDMAAFDVFYKRLVNSVTGLSEVTSSFAMEKLKNTTYLPLG; encoded by the coding sequence ATGCTCGATAAAAAAGATAAACTGATTCTGGACTGCCTCCAGCGCGACGCCTCCACGCCAGTGGCCGATATTGCCGACAAGGTCGGGTTGACGGTTTCACCCTGCTGGAAGCGCTTAAAAAGGCTGGAAGAAGAAGGCTACATCACTCAGCGGGTAGCCCTGCTGGATAGCGATAAACTGGGGCTACAGCTCACGGCTTTCGTTAATATCAAAACCCGTAATCACAGCAATGAATGGTATGAAGCTTTTGTCTCCCAGGTCAGTGGTTTTGTCGAAGTCGTTGAATTCTTCCGGATGGCGGGAGAGTACGACTACATGATGAAAGTAATGGTCAGGGATATGGCCGCCTTCGACGTATTCTACAAACGGTTGGTAAACAGCGTCACCGGGCTCAGCGAGGTGACCTCTTCCTTCGCCATGGAAAAGCTGAAAAATACCACGTATCTGCCGTTGGGTTGA
- a CDS encoding DNA-3-methyladenine glycosylase I — protein sequence MGATLLTDQRCGWCTDDPDYIRYHDEEWGVPCHDDQKLFEFLILEGAQAGLSWITLLKRREGYRNAFADFDPEAVAQFTEQDVERLLQDKGIVRNRLKVNSAINNARAFLKVQEEFGSFDRYIWSFVNHTPIRNQWQTLSEVPVTTPESDAMSKDLKKRGFSFVGSIICYAYMQAVGMVNDHLVSCLSY from the coding sequence ATGGGAGCCACTCTTTTGACAGATCAACGATGCGGCTGGTGCACAGATGACCCGGACTACATTCGATACCATGATGAAGAGTGGGGCGTTCCCTGCCACGACGATCAGAAGCTGTTTGAATTTCTGATTCTGGAAGGGGCCCAGGCTGGCCTTAGCTGGATCACCCTGCTTAAACGCCGGGAGGGTTACCGCAATGCCTTTGCAGATTTTGATCCTGAAGCGGTTGCCCAATTTACTGAACAAGATGTAGAAAGGCTGCTTCAGGATAAGGGGATTGTCAGAAACCGGTTAAAAGTGAACAGTGCCATCAACAATGCCCGGGCTTTTCTAAAGGTGCAGGAAGAGTTTGGCAGCTTTGATCGGTACATCTGGTCCTTTGTTAATCACACTCCGATCCGGAATCAGTGGCAAACGCTGTCTGAAGTGCCTGTCACTACCCCGGAGTCCGATGCTATGAGTAAAGACCTGAAAAAAAGGGGGTTTTCATTTGTAGGCAGTATTATTTGTTATGCCTATATGCAGGCTGTGGGGATGGTGAATGATCATTTGGTGAGTTGTCTGTCGTATTAA
- a CDS encoding DEAD/DEAH box helicase, with translation MTDFSSLGLCEPLLQAVTEQGYQKASPIQAKAIPMVLTGRDVMASAQTGTGKTASFTLPMLHRLSEMRTLKNHPVRALILVPTRELAVQVGESVVRYGAQLSLRSAVVYGGVDLEPQVTALRDGVDVLTATPGRLLDLIRKQHLTLNHLKILVLDEADRMLDLGFKAELDQILEALPAKRQNLLFSATFSKEIKTLAHEFQRHPVKIEIENPNSAANTVRQSVYPVDQQDKPEILSYIIEGGKWEQALVFVRTKKAAEKVADLLSDEGISATALHSDKSQHARSRTLIEFQAGAYRVLVATDVASRGLDLDQLPLVVNYDLPKVPQDYVHRIGRTGRAGSPGRAISLMNPEEKKPLEAIRKLIKKPLKVEPVPYFEDGVNVTLSDQAPVKKSGRPRKGRR, from the coding sequence ATGACTGACTTTTCATCCCTTGGTTTGTGTGAACCTCTACTTCAGGCTGTCACTGAACAGGGTTATCAAAAAGCCTCCCCGATTCAGGCCAAAGCCATCCCTATGGTGCTGACCGGTCGCGATGTTATGGCATCAGCCCAGACCGGAACCGGTAAAACCGCGAGCTTCACCCTGCCGATGCTGCACCGTCTGTCAGAGATGCGAACGCTTAAAAATCATCCTGTCCGTGCCTTGATTCTGGTACCAACCCGAGAGCTGGCTGTGCAGGTTGGCGAGAGTGTGGTTCGCTATGGTGCACAGCTCTCTCTTCGCTCCGCGGTGGTATACGGCGGTGTTGATCTAGAGCCCCAGGTCACAGCGTTACGGGATGGTGTGGATGTCCTGACGGCAACACCAGGCCGACTGCTGGATTTGATTCGAAAACAACATTTGACCCTGAACCACCTGAAAATTCTGGTTCTGGATGAAGCCGACAGAATGCTGGATCTTGGTTTCAAGGCCGAGCTGGATCAGATTCTTGAGGCTCTGCCTGCCAAACGTCAGAACCTGCTTTTCTCTGCCACCTTCTCCAAAGAGATCAAGACCCTGGCTCATGAGTTTCAGCGTCATCCGGTCAAAATTGAAATAGAGAACCCCAACTCCGCTGCCAACACGGTCAGGCAGTCGGTCTATCCTGTGGATCAGCAGGATAAACCAGAAATTCTCAGTTACATCATTGAAGGGGGAAAGTGGGAGCAGGCGCTGGTGTTCGTTCGCACTAAAAAGGCCGCTGAAAAAGTCGCAGACCTGCTCTCTGACGAAGGTATCAGCGCCACCGCCCTGCACAGTGACAAAAGTCAGCACGCTCGCAGCAGAACGCTCATTGAGTTTCAGGCAGGTGCCTACCGGGTTCTGGTGGCCACCGATGTTGCCTCCAGGGGGCTGGACCTCGATCAGTTGCCACTGGTTGTCAACTACGACCTGCCGAAAGTGCCCCAGGATTATGTGCATCGTATTGGTCGGACTGGTCGTGCTGGCAGCCCCGGGCGAGCCATCTCCCTGATGAACCCGGAAGAGAAAAAACCGCTGGAAGCCATTCGTAAGCTTATTAAAAAGCCTCTGAAGGTTGAGCCGGTTCCCTATTTTGAGGACGGTGTTAACGTGACTCTGAGTGACCAGGCGCCCGTCAAAAAGTCTGGCAGACCGCGCAAAGGTCGCAGATAA
- a CDS encoding DMT family transporter: protein MSTKTRVSLLFMTVCFIWGTTWLAMALAVATIPPIIATGIRFAVAAPLIILLARVKGVTIWFPRDKGLEFILISLFYFAIPFTLMIFGEQYISSGLASIIFANMPVAVLVLSVLLHRQRVAIHQLVGLIIALGSLVTIIGNQMSVSSNGSLIGVVALVVAVCMHALVYTNVQSRCEGIHVLTYNALPCLMASVLLIITGYFMEAPDISNFSALSLSAVIYLGSVAGIGGIMAYFQLNKLASPFQASICFLIFPMIALFLDSVYYGRMLSHESMVLTVFLLLGVLLTKLPEGSFRNIISFKRS, encoded by the coding sequence ATGAGCACAAAAACCCGGGTCAGCCTTTTATTTATGACTGTCTGCTTCATTTGGGGTACGACGTGGCTGGCTATGGCGCTGGCGGTTGCTACCATTCCACCCATTATCGCTACAGGGATTCGTTTTGCCGTAGCAGCCCCCCTGATTATCTTACTGGCCAGAGTGAAAGGCGTTACGATCTGGTTTCCAAGGGACAAGGGGTTGGAATTTATCCTGATCAGTTTGTTTTACTTTGCCATCCCCTTCACGCTGATGATTTTTGGTGAGCAATATATTTCATCAGGGCTGGCTTCTATCATTTTTGCCAATATGCCGGTTGCGGTTCTGGTGCTTTCGGTATTACTTCATCGCCAGAGGGTAGCGATACATCAGCTGGTGGGTCTGATCATAGCCCTGGGCAGTCTGGTGACGATTATTGGTAACCAAATGTCGGTCAGCAGTAATGGCAGCCTGATCGGTGTGGTTGCACTGGTGGTCGCTGTGTGTATGCATGCCCTGGTTTACACCAATGTCCAGAGTCGTTGCGAGGGTATTCATGTCCTGACCTACAATGCCCTTCCCTGTCTGATGGCATCGGTACTGCTGATCATTACCGGTTATTTTATGGAAGCGCCGGATATCAGCAACTTCTCAGCGCTTTCACTCAGCGCCGTGATCTATCTGGGTTCGGTCGCAGGAATTGGCGGCATTATGGCTTACTTTCAGCTGAACAAACTGGCCAGCCCATTTCAGGCTTCCATTTGCTTCCTGATTTTTCCGATGATTGCACTCTTCCTGGACAGTGTGTATTACGGAAGAATGCTCAGCCATGAGTCTATGGTTCTGACGGTGTTCCTGTTGCTTGGTGTCCTGTTGACAAAGTTGCCCGAAGGTAGTTTTCGAAACATAATCTCCTTTAAAAGAAGCTGA
- a CDS encoding group II intron maturase-specific domain-containing protein, with translation MGYTFRARIARSRHGNYFAGFLPAISKASAQHIRDTIKALEIPKKRSLYSLPELAKLINPCVQGWINYFGKFYPSEMKRVLHYVEETLIRWAMGKYKKLRRRKLRAARCLGRVAQRAPTLMAHWRIGCVSAVG, from the coding sequence CTGGGATATACCTTCCGGGCAAGAATAGCTCGTAGTCGACATGGTAACTACTTTGCTGGATTCCTTCCTGCGATAAGCAAAGCCTCGGCACAGCATATCCGGGATACGATAAAAGCACTGGAGATTCCAAAGAAACGATCACTGTATTCACTTCCTGAATTAGCAAAGCTGATTAACCCTTGCGTACAGGGTTGGATCAATTACTTTGGGAAGTTCTACCCTTCAGAAATGAAGAGAGTTCTTCACTATGTGGAAGAAACATTGATTCGTTGGGCAATGGGCAAATACAAGAAATTGAGGAGACGCAAATTGCGTGCGGCTCGTTGTTTGGGTCGCGTAGCGCAAAGAGCTCCTACGTTAATGGCACACTGGCGTATTGGCTGTGTGTCAGCGGTTGGATAA
- a CDS encoding glycogen/starch/alpha-glucan phosphorylase, which produces MSANKAGQNDAMPVVDSEEIARRVVRHLHQSLGVEFDESGPAEYWEALSLVVREMDLQRIRATRKKEREGKARRIYYLSLEFLVGRLLGNNLHNLGIFRQTEEAMANLGVPLVDILEYESDPSLGNGGLGRLAACFMDSMTTLDIPAMGYGINYRFGLFRQSFAGGKQVETPDTWREDSFPWGIERPKRKQHIKLYGTVREHAGKAVWEDAQEMLGMPWDVPVTGYGTDTVNTLRLWESRAAHGFDLNSFDAGRYQDSRSQEISAENISQVLYPNDNHPAGKELRLIQQYFFVACSLADLIHRYKRENSESLDHIADKVAIQLNDTHPAIAVAEFMRILMDEEDFVFNRALAITREVFAYTNHTLLPEALEKWPQSLITKVLPRHMQIIHMINYHFLNSEVEAVWPGDDHMKRRLSIIEEPDRAGDDQMVRMAFLSVIGSHKVNGVAALHSRLVQEKLFPEFHQIWPDKIVNVTNGVTPRRWLDYCNPELAALIDETVKGDWRKDLYKLDALKAHADDPAFQKRFAAIKHDNKKQLAAVIKELCDVDVSPDAIFDVQIKRLHEYKRQQMNLLHIMALYRRLLDNPDQDVPQRVFIFAAKAAPGYKVAKTIIHAINRVAERVNNDRRIKDKLKVVFLPNYRVSLAEKIIPAADVSEQISTAGFEASGTGNMKFALNGALTVGTLDGANVEIAEEVGDDNIFIFGLTVEQVSELRHRGYNPRDVYHSSDELRSVIDWLDSGDLSPEEPEAFRPLVEALLDQGDYFLTLADYQAYSDAHDRIVETWKKPELWWQKAIINSASMGKFSSDRSIQDYGKTIWNMV; this is translated from the coding sequence ATGAGCGCAAACAAGGCTGGGCAAAATGATGCAATGCCCGTTGTGGACAGTGAAGAGATTGCCCGGCGGGTAGTCCGACATCTTCATCAATCACTGGGTGTTGAGTTCGATGAATCCGGGCCTGCGGAGTATTGGGAAGCTCTGAGCCTGGTAGTCCGCGAGATGGATCTGCAACGAATCCGGGCCACACGCAAGAAAGAGCGTGAAGGCAAAGCCCGTCGTATTTACTACCTGTCGCTGGAGTTCCTGGTGGGTCGTCTGCTGGGCAACAATCTTCATAACCTGGGAATCTTCAGGCAGACAGAAGAAGCCATGGCCAACCTGGGAGTACCTCTGGTTGATATTCTTGAGTATGAGTCTGACCCGTCACTGGGCAATGGCGGGCTGGGCAGACTGGCGGCCTGCTTTATGGATTCCATGACCACTCTTGATATCCCTGCCATGGGTTATGGCATCAACTATCGATTTGGTCTCTTTCGCCAGAGCTTTGCCGGAGGCAAACAGGTAGAAACCCCCGACACCTGGCGTGAAGACAGTTTCCCCTGGGGCATTGAGAGACCCAAGCGCAAGCAGCATATCAAACTCTATGGCACCGTCAGGGAACATGCGGGTAAAGCGGTCTGGGAAGATGCCCAGGAAATGTTGGGGATGCCCTGGGATGTTCCTGTCACCGGTTATGGCACCGACACCGTTAACACCCTGCGCCTCTGGGAAAGCCGTGCCGCTCACGGTTTTGACCTGAACAGTTTTGATGCCGGTCGTTATCAGGACTCCCGTTCACAGGAAATCAGCGCCGAAAACATCAGTCAGGTGCTCTACCCCAACGATAATCATCCTGCGGGTAAAGAGCTGCGCCTGATCCAGCAGTATTTCTTTGTCGCCTGTTCACTGGCGGACCTGATCCATCGCTACAAGCGTGAAAACAGTGAGAGCCTGGATCACATTGCCGACAAGGTAGCCATTCAGCTGAATGACACCCACCCTGCCATCGCGGTGGCAGAGTTCATGCGCATTCTTATGGACGAAGAAGACTTTGTCTTCAACCGGGCGCTGGCTATCACCCGTGAAGTGTTTGCCTACACCAATCACACCTTGTTGCCAGAAGCCCTGGAAAAGTGGCCTCAGAGTCTGATTACCAAAGTGCTGCCCCGTCACATGCAGATCATTCACATGATCAACTACCACTTCCTGAATTCTGAAGTCGAGGCGGTCTGGCCGGGTGATGACCATATGAAACGTCGCCTGTCCATTATCGAAGAGCCGGACCGTGCGGGGGATGACCAGATGGTGCGCATGGCATTCCTGTCAGTCATCGGTAGCCATAAAGTCAATGGCGTGGCTGCTTTGCACTCAAGACTGGTTCAGGAAAAGCTGTTCCCCGAATTCCACCAAATCTGGCCTGATAAAATCGTCAATGTCACCAACGGTGTCACTCCCAGACGGTGGCTGGATTATTGCAACCCGGAACTGGCTGCGCTGATTGATGAAACCGTCAAAGGTGACTGGCGAAAAGACCTGTATAAGCTCGATGCTCTGAAGGCTCATGCCGATGATCCGGCGTTCCAGAAGCGTTTTGCGGCCATCAAACACGATAATAAAAAGCAGCTGGCAGCCGTTATCAAGGAACTCTGCGATGTGGATGTGAGTCCCGATGCCATTTTTGACGTTCAGATCAAGCGCCTTCACGAATACAAGCGTCAGCAAATGAATCTGCTTCATATCATGGCGCTGTACCGTCGGTTGCTGGATAACCCGGACCAGGACGTACCCCAGCGGGTGTTTATTTTTGCTGCCAAGGCGGCACCCGGCTACAAAGTGGCAAAAACCATTATTCATGCCATTAACCGGGTGGCTGAACGTGTGAATAATGATCGCCGCATCAAAGATAAGCTGAAGGTGGTTTTCCTGCCCAATTATCGCGTCAGCCTGGCAGAAAAAATTATCCCTGCGGCGGATGTTTCTGAGCAGATATCCACGGCCGGATTTGAAGCATCCGGCACCGGTAACATGAAGTTTGCTCTCAACGGCGCCCTGACCGTGGGGACGCTTGATGGCGCTAATGTCGAGATTGCCGAAGAAGTAGGCGACGATAATATCTTTATTTTCGGCCTGACGGTTGAACAGGTGTCAGAGCTTCGCCACCGTGGCTATAACCCCAGGGACGTCTACCACAGTTCTGATGAGTTGCGCAGTGTCATTGACTGGCTGGATTCCGGAGACCTTTCTCCCGAAGAACCAGAGGCCTTCAGACCTCTGGTTGAAGCCCTGCTGGATCAGGGGGATTACTTCCTGACACTGGCGGATTACCAAGCCTACAGTGACGCCCATGATCGTATTGTTGAGACCTGGAAAAAACCAGAACTCTGGTGGCAAAAGGCGATCATCAACTCAGCTTCCATGGGCAAGTTTTCATCTGACCGATCCATTCAGGACTACGGTAAGACCATCTGGAACATGGTTTAA